A window of the Streptomyces formicae genome harbors these coding sequences:
- a CDS encoding GntR family transcriptional regulator, which produces MATDGGGTETENGTATRTARVPKYYRLKRHLLDMTETLPPGTPVPPERTLAAEFDTSRTTVRQALQELVVEGRLERIQGKGTFVAKPKVSQALQLTSYTEDMKAQGLEPTSQLLDIGYVTADDTLAGLLDISPGGRVLRIERLRLASGEPMAIETTHLSAKRFPALRRSLVKYTSLYTALAEVYDVHLAEAEETIETSLATPREAGLLGTDVGLPMLMLSRHSLDRDGEPVEWVRSVYRGDRYKFVARLQRPEES; this is translated from the coding sequence ATGGCCACGGACGGGGGCGGCACGGAGACGGAGAACGGGACGGCGACCCGTACCGCGCGCGTGCCCAAGTACTACCGGCTCAAGCGGCACTTGCTCGACATGACCGAGACACTGCCGCCCGGCACGCCCGTGCCGCCGGAGCGCACGCTCGCGGCCGAGTTCGACACCTCGCGCACCACCGTCCGCCAGGCGCTGCAGGAGCTGGTCGTCGAGGGCCGGCTCGAACGCATCCAGGGCAAGGGCACGTTCGTCGCGAAGCCCAAGGTCTCGCAGGCGCTCCAGCTCACCTCGTACACCGAGGACATGAAGGCGCAGGGTCTGGAGCCCACGTCTCAACTGCTGGACATCGGATACGTCACAGCCGACGACACCCTCGCCGGACTGCTGGACATCTCGCCCGGCGGCCGGGTGTTGCGGATCGAGCGGCTCCGGCTGGCGAGCGGCGAGCCGATGGCGATCGAGACGACGCACCTGTCGGCCAAGCGCTTCCCCGCGCTGCGCCGGTCGCTGGTCAAGTACACGTCGCTGTACACGGCGCTGGCCGAGGTGTACGACGTCCACCTGGCCGAGGCCGAGGAGACGATCGAGACCTCGCTGGCCACCCCGCGCGAGGCGGGGCTGCTGGGGACGGACGTGGGCCTGCCGATGCTGATGCTCTCGCGCCACTCGCTGGACAGGGACGGCGAGCCGGTGGAGTGGGTGCGGTCGGTGTACCGGGGCGACCGCTACAAGTTCGTCGCGAGGCTTCAGCGGCCCGAGGAGAGCTGA